Part of the Labilibaculum antarcticum genome, CCAACTTTGTTCATACATAATAAGTGGTGGTGTTGATGAAATAATGCGGTGTAAAGTTTTTTTATTAAATAATTATTGTTTAGCTTCATTGCGTTTTTGTTAAATAGTTGTTCCCGGCCGGGGCAGTGCAATCAAAACAAAATTTGTGTGGGAGAATTGGTGAGGAAAGATAATATTCACTTTTTTAAAACTATTATTAATGTCAGAATTACAAAACTATCAGGATTCATTAGAAGAAATTCAAGCTGTTACCCGCGAGGCAGTAAAACATTGTAATCTTCCTTTCGAAATCTTTATTCACGAAGCCAAAAAGGTATGCAACATAGCCGAAGAGGACATTGCTGTTTTGGCGCCTTTGGGATTGCAACAAGAAAAAATTGAGCGTTGCAATGTATTAACAGGCGCTTTGCTTACGGCTGAACTGAATTGGGAGAATCAGAATACCGAGCGCAAGGAGGCTATGGCAAAATGGAAAGCCGATGCTCCTAAAATGAACGAACAAATTAGTGATATGTACGCCACCATGAGGTTTGCCTACCGGAACAACCAGCGTTTGCTGGCAATTTTGGATACAATTAGCGAGGGAGACTCGAATGCCGATGCAGTGATGGATTTGGCGCGTTTGGGTTCGCTGGCAAAAGAGAATCCGGAGCCTTTGCAAGCGATTAGTTACGATATGGAGCAGTGCAATACTGCTCTTACTGAAGCGGAACGCATGAGTGCCTTATTGGCCGAGGTAAATGGCAATATGTATGTCGACGATGAGAAAAAGGTAATCCGCGACAAAGCCTACACTCTTGTAAAAGTTTTGGTTGACGAAATAAGAGAATATGGAAAATTTGCTTTTCGCAAAGACGAGGATCATGTGCGTTTGTATGCCAGTAAATACCAGCGCGACCGGAAAGCGGAATATCGCAGAACAAAAATTGAGAACGAGGTGGATGCTGAACAGGCTTAATTGAAAGGCATGTAGCTGTTTACGAAATAGTGGTTTGGTCCACACCATGGGGAATCTGTTCGGGTTCCCTTTTTTAATGCCTTCCTCCCAAACTTCACTGTCTCCTGACTCAAAATGAATACTGGATTTCTGTCCGGGATGATCTGGAACGTGTCCCTGAAACAGTACCTCCTGTCCGGGAAAGACTCCCAGCTTGTCCGTGAAACCGTAATTCATGTCCGTGAAGCCCTGACTCCTGTCCGGGAAGCTCTCATTCTTGTCCGGGAAATACTCACTCCTGTCCGGGGGGTTGTCATTCAGGATGTTACAAAAAACGAATTAGTTAGATGAGTGTCTTCTCCTGAAATCCATAAAGGACAATATTTTAATATGGAGTTCTACTTCAGTAAACCTAACAGCGTGTTTAGGCCTGAAAGCGTCTGTGTCAATTCTAAACAAATAACCATCAAGTCTTATGGTCTCGAAATTACAGTGCTTACTGATTGGAAATAAACTGTTTATTTGGTGTTTCTGCATAAATGCTCTAAATTTAGTATCGAGCCTATAAAAGTCAATATGAAAGGGAGAAAAACAGTCTTTGAGAATGAAAAGTTAACTTTTCAAGAAATTGAAAAATCTACTTCTGCTGCACTTGTTTGCGATGGTACCCAAATACACAATGCAAATAAGGCTGCAGTCAAACTTCTTGAATCCGAATCTGTTGATCAATTGGTGAACGCCAATTTTCTCGATCTGTCTTCCCCCATACAAGCAAACGGAAAAATATCGGAGGAATTATTTACATGCAGGCAAAAGGATGCCTGCGAAAAAGGAATTGTCAATTTTGAATGGATCGTAAAAACGGCAAAAGGAAGACTTCGACCCATTGGGATAACGCTTATTCCGCTCGAATTTTCCGGTGATAAAATGTTCTGTATTTATATGAATGATTCAGCCTTAGTAAATGATATAGAAGCAAAAGAGGCTCAGGAATACCCTTTTGATCGATTTATTTTTAATATTCAGGATATTGCCGTTGTTGGCTATGATAAAAACAGAAAAATAACCTACTGGAACAAAACGAGCGAGAAAAATTATGGTTACACAAAGGAGGAAGCCGTAGGTAAATATCTGGAAGATTTAATTATCCCCGATCAAACGAAGGCAGATTTTATAAGTGCTGTTGTTAATTTCTATGAGAGCAACATATCCATTCCCAGTGCCGAAATTATCTTAAAGAGTAAGGCTGGTTTACCTGTTTATGCCTTCGCGAGTTATGCAATGTTGAAAAATAGGGAGGGTGAAAATGAAGTGTACTGCATCAATTTTGATATCTCAGGAAGGAAACGGGCAGAAAAGCTGCAGAATGTATTGCAAACCATTACCCATGCTGTTAATAGTAGCAAGAACCTCGAAAAACTAATTCAGTTGGTAAAGAGAGAGATCGGTTCTGTTATTGATGCAACTCATTTTTACATTTCTCTTTACAATTCGGAAAGTGAGACCATTGAGGTGCCCTATGTGAGAACAAGTAAAGTCAAATTCGAGTTTGTACCCTTTGGAATTACTTTAAGTTCATATGTGCTTAAGACTCAGCGGCCTTTGTTGGCGAAAAGCAGGAGGTTACTTCAGCTTTTAAAGTCAGGAGAAATTAAAATGTTGGAGCCGGGGCTTAAAGTATGGCTTGGTATTCCTTTAAAGGTGAAACAAAAATTAATTGGAGTATTGGCAATACAAAGTTTTACTGATGAAAATGCATATAGTAAAGATGATCTTAAGTTTTTGAAAGTAATTTCTCATGAGGTGAGTGTTGCTATTGAAAGAATAAAAATGGATAATGAGATTAAGGCAGCTTTAGAAAAAGCAAAGGAAAGTGATCGGTTGAAATCAGCTTTTTTAGCCAATATGAGCCACGAAATCCGCACTCCGATGAATGGTATTCTGGGCTTTTTAGAATTGTTGAAAAAACCCAATATAACCAAGGAGAATATTCAACGCTATACTCAAATTATGGATCAGAGTGGGCAAAGGCTTCTTGAAACCATAAACGACATCCTTGATATTTCAAGAATTGAAGCGGGTCAGGTAAAGTCAGATCTTAAGGAAATGAATGTTAACAAAATACTGGATGAGTTATTTGCGTTTTTCGAGGAGCAAACTTCAAGTAAAAATGTGAATTTGAAATTGCATAAAGGAATTCCCGGTAGCGATTTTATCATCATTTCCGATCAGGTGAAAATTGAATCGATACTAACAAATTTGATTAAAAATGCCATTAAATTTACCGATTCGGGTAAGATAGAGATGGGCTACAGAATAGAGAATTGTGAACTTGTCTTTTTTGTTATCGACACAGGTGTTGGAATTGAGGAAGAGAGCTTGAGTCTTATTTTCAATCGTTTTGAGCAAATCGCCGGCAACATCAAAAAAGTACAGCAAGGTTCAGGATTGGGATTAGCCATTTCTAAATCGTATGTAGATATGCTAAAGGGGAAGATGTGGGTTAACTCAAAAGTAAAGCATGGTTCGGAATTCTACTTTACGATACCCTTGCAGCTTCCGAAAAATAGGATGACCAATGGTGCTGACTATTCTGAGAAAGGCTACGTGCAGCCAAATGTACTAGTGGTTGAAAATGATCCGGAAATCACCTTATCGCTACAAGAAATTTTGGATGGTTTTGCCAAAACTGTAATTCACGTTAAAACCGGACTCGAAGCTGTTGCTAAATGCCAATATTGCCAGGCGATTGATGTGGTGCTGATAAGTGCCGATCTTCCATGTGTTGACGGTTATCAAACCGCCGGATTAATTCGTGAATTCAATACTTCTATAATCGTGTTGGCGATGATTGATGATGCAAAAGAGGGTGAACAAGACAAGGCGTTAAATTCTGGCTGTGATGGTTTTATTACCAAACCAATAAAGTCGGTTGAGGTTTTAGAATCCATCGGCGTCTTTTTTAAGAATAAAACTACGGAATAGGCGGAAATCCCCAATTGTATCAGAGCAAAAAATAGTCAGTCCCGATGTGTTGAGATGACGGTGCTTTGAATTAAGAGTATTGATTGTTTCTATAAAGATTTGAATCCTACAGATTCTGTTTTCGGTAAGCGCTAGTTAAAAGCTGGCGCCAGCAAGGGGGAACCACTGACGGGTTATTTGGTTCTGTCTTTACTTTATCATCCCTGCTTTCTCGATAAATGCCTTTGCTTTTTCTGTTTCTGGTTTGGTTATCAGGCTAACGAATACAAATATTAGGAGTGAAGCGACCATACCAATTCCTGCCTGCTGAACCGAGGCAATTTCCCATGCTGTTGGTAATTTTACGCCCAAGGCGATAAGCAGATTGTAGGTAGAAAACAGCAAACCAAATAGGATAGAGGCAGTAGCCGCTTTTGAATTTCCTCTTTTCCAAATAAAGGCAAGAATCAGTGGCACAAATGCTCCTGTTGCCAGGAAATCGGAACCAATCCAGGTGATTTTTAGAATCGAACGAATTTCAAGAGCAAGCAGCAATCCCAGAAAGGCAATGATTACGGTTGAGATTTTACCAGCCCAAACCATTTGCTCTGGCTTTGCCAATGGGCGAAATCGATTTTTGAAAATATCCACACTTAAAACCAAGGCGCCGGTATTAATCATCGAATCCATGGTCGACATAATGGCCGAGCACAAACCCAGAAACATAAAAGCCGCAAGACCAACCGGCATGTATTGAATGATGATGGCTGGTACAATTCCTCCTTCGGGCACCGAATCGAATAAACCAAGGCTAAGTACGCCGGTTAGTGTTACGATGAGGTATAAAGGAATAAAAACCACAAAAGCCAATGCCATCATCTTTTTGGCATCGGCAGGAGTCTTGGTTGCCGAAATGCGTTGCCAAATGTTGGCTTGTATCATCCACGAACAGCCAAAGGTAATAATGAATACAAAGTTGTTAGAGAGGTTGTGAAAGAAGGAAAAGAACTCCGGCTTGTCAGAGGCTATAGCAATCTCATAAACCCGCTCAAAGCCTCCTGAGTGATTGTAGGTGAAGATGAAAAGCACAATGGCCGCAATCAGTAGAAACACAAACTGAATGATGTCAGTAACTACTACACCCTTAAATCCGCCAAAGAAAGAGTAGAGAAGAACAATGCTTGTACCTGCCAAGGCTGCAATTTTGTAATCGATATCGAAAAAGGCCTGAAAGAATTTCCCGATCACCACCGCTTGTGTGGCTACTCCTAAAATCATGAAAACAAGTATGAGTATGGAGAGAAGAAGGGCAACGGATTTGTTATAGCGCAACTCCATTAATTGAGGTTGGGTAATGGTTCCTATTTTTCGAATCGCTTTCGAGAACAAGTACATTAAAAAAGTGGAGAAAAGAACCGGCATTCCATAAATCCAAAACGAGCTGACTCCTTGATTAAATCCATGATCCACCAAATCGATGGCAGATCCGCCTCCCCACCACGATGCTATGAATGTAACAGCTAAGGCCCAAAAGGGAAGTTGACGGCCGGCTAAAAAGTAATCTTCAGTATTTTTACTTGCTTTCGACCGGAGAACAATGAACATGATTCCTGAAAAATAGAGCAGTAAAAGGAGTATGGAAATTACTTGAAGATGGTTCATTTGGAGTTTGTTTAAGAAAAATAGGATAATGATTTATTTAAAGAAAAAATTCTCTAATATGTCTAATGATATTAGCGCTAAACGTTTATACCGGAACAGTATTGTCAATTTTGCTTTTGTTTAACAATTTCGCATATTTAAAACGATGTAAATATACTTTTTTTTCATTTGTATCGATTTCGGTAAAGTGTAGTGAAAAATAATATGTTAACTGCATTATGAGGTGTGAATAAATTCGCAAAAAAATAATATAAAAATGCTATGGATAGCGCGTGTTTTCTAAATAAAAGTGATAACTTTAATCAAAGCAAAATTTTTTGTTATGATAACACAAGTAAGCTAATTGCCTGAAACCCAACCCTAAAATCGTTTGTTAATGGACTACCTTAAATTTGACAAAGCTCAATTGGTAAATACAGAGTATTCTCTGAAAAAAGAATACATTCGAACCAATCGTGCAGGCTCTTTTGCCTCTTCGACTATTATTAATTGCAATACCCGCAAATATCATGGACTCTTAATATGTCCAATAGATAATTTTGGTGGTGAAAATCATGTTCTTTTATCATCCTTAGATGAGACAATAGTTCAGCATGATTCCCCTTTTCATTTGGGGATTCATAAATTTCCCGGAGAATATAGCCCGAAAGGCAATAAATATGTTCGTGAGTATTTAATGGATCCAACTCCTACAATAATTTACCGTGTAGGTGGTGTGGTGTTACGAAAAGAGTTGCTTTTGGTTGAAAAAGAGCAACGGGTTTTGGTTCGTTACACTTTACTGGAAGCAAATTCGTCAACAACTTTGCGTTTGCAGCCTTTTTTGGCATTTAGGAATATTCATTCCTTAACAAAGGCAAATCTGGATGCTAATACCCGATCCGAAGATATCAGTAATGGTATTAAAATACGTTTGTATCAGGACTTTCCATATTTATACATGCAGTCTTCGGTTGAGTCGGAGTTTGTACATGTACCGGATTGGTACTATGATATAGAGTACAAAGAGGAAAAGAAAAGAGGATATGATTACCATGAGGATCTTTTTGTTCCCGGCTATTTCGAGATGAATATTAAAAAGGGAGAATCCATTGTGTTTTCGGCCGGAACGAAAGAAATTTCGCCCAAGACACTAGCTAAACAATTCGATTCGGAGTTAAAGAAAAGAGTACGTCAAGACAGTTTTGAGAACTGTTTGGAAAATTCAGCGGTTCAATTCTTTTCAAAGAACAGTCACGGAACACGTATCATAAACGGTTTCCCTTGGTTTAGTACCAGCGAACGAAATACTTATTTATCCTTGCCAGGACTAACTTTGGCAAGAGGTGATCAGAAAACTTTTCTGGATGCGTTTGATACTGTATTTAAGAGGGTTTGCAATCGCTTTTCGAAAGATCCTGCTGTTAATGAAGGAAGATTTTCTGTTGACGTTCCATTGTGGTCATTTTGGACCCTGCAAAAATACATTGAAGCGGGAGCAGACCGAAAGGAGATTTGGAAAAAATACAGTAAAAAGATCAAGGAAATATTTCAATCCTATAAACATGGGTCTAATTTGGCTATTAAGATGCATGACAATGGATTGCTCTGGATTATGGAGCAAGGAGTAACCTGGATGAATGTTAAGCATCGTGGGGTTAGTTTGAACCGGCGAATGGGTTATGTTGTTGAGATTAATGCGCTTTGGTACAATGCAATTTGTTTTGCATTAGAAATGGCTGGGGAAGCTAAAGACACTAAGTTTGTTGCAGAATGGGCAGGTGTTAAAGAAAATTTGAAAGAATCATTTATTGATGCATTTTGGGATGAAAGTAAATCATATCTGGCGGATTATGTAGATGATACTCATAAGAGTTGGGCTGTTCGCCCCAACCAATTATTTGCAGTATCGCTTCCTTACTCCTGTCTCTCTGATAATCAGAAGAAAGCTGTGCTGGATGTGCTTGAGAACGAACTATTAACACCAAGAGGCTTACGAACACTCTCACCCAAAAATCATGAATATGAGGGAGTGATTGAAGGAAACGAAGAAAGCCGAAGTAAGGCATTTCATTATGGATCGGTTTACCCTTGGTTGATAGGGCATTTTGCTGAAGCTTATTTAAAGCTCCATAAATTGAGTGGTGAAACTAAGATTAAAAGATGGTTAGCCGTATTCGAAGATAGTTTGCTCGAGCATGGCTTGGGCACTGTATCTGAAATTTACAGCGGAAATCCGCCTCACAAGCCGAATGAGGCTACTTCTTACGGGTTAAGTGTGGCAGAAATTATTAGAGTTACTAAAATGTTTAATAAATCATCTTTAAAATAATCTGTATATGAAAGTTCTAATGTTTGGGTGGGAGTTTCCACCTCATATTTCCGGAGGGTTAGGTACTGCTTGTTACGGACTAACAAAAGGTTTGGCTAAAATTGAAGATCTGGATATTGTTTTTGTTGTTCCTAAGGCTCATGGAGATGAAGATCAGAGTACAATGAGCTTAGTTGGTGCGAATTCTGTTTCTATTCAGCAGGTTCAAACTCATATTGAAAATTTTAAGTCTCAGCATACCTATTTGGAAGTAGAATCGCAATTGATTCCCTATAATGATCCTGATGAATATTATACATTTAGGAGCCAGGATTTATTTGGAAAAAACAAGTTTTTTAAAGTTGATAACGAAGGGAAACTTGAATTTAGTGGAAAGTACGGTACTGATTTAATGGAGGAGATCTATAAATATGCTTTTGTAGCTTCCTCTATTGCTGCTGAACATGATCATGATGTAATACACGCACATGACTGGCTTTGTTATCCTGCAGGAATAGCTGCAAAAGAAATGTCTGGGAAACCATTGGTGATACACGTTCATGCTACTGATTTTGATAGAAGCGGAGGAAATGTAAATCCGAAGGTTTATGAGATTGAAAAAATGGGAATGGATGCTGCCGATAAAATTATTGCAGTGAGTAATTTAACCCGTAATATCGTTATCGAAAAATACGGACAGAATCCCGATAAGGTGGTTACTGTTTACAATGCGGTTGAACCTGTTTCTATGGAAGAAAAGGCGAAAATTAAAAAAGGAGTTAAAGAAAAAGTTGTAACTTTTTTAGGCCGGATAACAATGCAAAAAGGTCCGGAATATTTCGTCGAAGCTGCTCATCAGGTTTTGAAAAGAACAAATAATGTGCGATTTGTAATGGCCGGTAGTGGAGATTTGCTGGAACAAATGGTGGATAGAGCGGCTCAATTGGGTATCAGTGATAAGTTTCATTTTACAGGTTTTTTAAAGGGAGATGATGTTTTTAATATGTTCCTTTTAAGCGATGTATATGTGATGCCATCGGTATCGGAACCATTTGGAATCTCGCCTTTGGAGGCAATGCAATCAAATGTTCCTGTTATTATATCAAAGCAGTCAGGAGTATCGGAAATTCTGACTCACGCTGTAAAAGTTGATTATTGGGATATTGATGCAATGGCTGATGCCATTTACGGAATTATTAAGTATGATTCTCTTTCGGAAGTTTTTAAGGAAGAGGGGAAAGAGGAAGTGGATAATTTGAAATGGGCCAAAGCGGCAATTAATGTTCATGATGTCTACAACTCAGCAATTCAATTATTCGAACAACAAATTAAAAATTAACATTATGAAGGCACTTTGTTTATATTTTCAGATTCACAAACCATTACGTTTAAGAAGATACAGATTTTTCGATATCGGTAACGATCACTACTATTACGATGATTATACCAATGAGTCGATCATGAGACAAATTGTGGATGAATCTTATTTGCCGGCAAATAAGATTATTCTGGAATTGTTGAAGAAGAATAAAGGGAAATTTAAAATATCATTCTCCATTACGGGAATTGCTTTGGATCAATTTGAACAATATGCTCCTGAGGTGATTGATAGTTTTAAAGAACTGGCAAAAACCGGTGATGTGGAGTTCTTAGCGGAAACTTATTCTCATTCTCTTGCCTCATTAATCAATCAAGATGAATTTGTTCAGCAAGTTACCAGCCACAGCGATAAAATAGAAGATCTTTTTGGAAGACGACCTACTGTATTTAGAAATACAGAAATGATTTATTCTGATGAAATTGGTGCAATGGTTGCCAAAATGGGCTATAAGGCAATTTTAACAGAAGGGGCAAAGCATATTTTAGGATGGAAGAGTCCAAATTATTTGTATTGTAATGCCATTAATCCGAAGCTGAAAATTTTAATGCGCAACTATAAATTGAGTGATGATATTTCATTTCGGTTTTCATCTAAAGGATGGAAAGAATGGCCACTTACAACTACAAAATTGGTTGGCTGGTTAAACGAAATGGATGATAAAGAGGATTTGGTGAATATATTCATGGATTACGATACATTCGGAGAACATCAGAAGAAAGAATCTGGGATTTTTGAGTTTCTGGCTCACCTTCCACAGGATGTTATTCTCAAATCGAAATATAAATTTTCTACTCCTTCGGAAGTTGCCGCAGAATTTCACCCAATTGCACAAGCACATGTGCCTAATGTTATTTCCTGGGCCGATGAAGAGCGCGATTTGTCAGCGTGGTTGGGAAATAAACTTCAAGATGAAGCTTTTCAAAAACTATACGCTTTGCGTGATGATGTTTTGGCTGTAAATGATGATCGAATTAATAAGGATTGGAAATATTTACAAGCCAGCGACCATTTTTATTACATGTGTACCAAGTTTACTTCAGATGGTGATGCACATTCTTCTTTTAATCCTTACAGTTCGCCTTACGATGCTTTTATTAATTACATGAACGTAGTAAGCGATTTTCAGATACGTTTAAAAGAACTCAAAGAAGGAGTGGCAGTTGATCCCAAAGAGTTGCAAAATCAGCTCATACAAAAGGATGAAATAATCGCTAAATATGAACAGCAATTGAGCGAATTGAATATTTAATTCATAAAAAAGAATGGTGTTGGGATGCTTTTTGGAGCTAATGAAATACTAAATTTGTTTTGTTATGCAATTAGTAAAGAGAATGTATTTTGTTGAATTTTAGAATAGTTAATGCTTTGGCCATTTTACAAAAAAAATGACCAATGTCTAATCAATAATAATATATTAGGTATGAATAATAGGGATATAACTCCAGATTTTGTATTTGAAGTTAGTTGGGAGGTTTGTAATAAGGTAGGAGGAATTCATACCGTTATTTCTACAAAGGCCTTGTCGTTGAAACCATTATTTAACGATCAAATCATTTATATAGGACCAGATTTCAAGATTGCTGAACACCGGGAAAAGGAATTTCAGGAAGATGAAAATTTGTTTCCGGAATGGAAAGAGAAGTTAATAGCAGAAGGTTTATTGGTTCGAATAGGACGATGGAAAATAGCTGGGAATCCCTTGGTGATTCTAATCGATTTTTCATGTTTAGAATCGCAAAAGGATCTTATTTATAGCAAACTTTGGGAAATTTATCGAGTAGAATCTTTGTACGGACATGATGATTATAGGGATGCTGCATTATTTGGATATGCAAGTGGTAGAGTCATTGAAAGTTTTGTAGAATACAAGGATTTACCTAAGAATAAAATTGTTGCTCAATTTCATGAATGGATGTCGGGTGCAGGTCTTTTGTATTTAAAATACAAGGCTCCTGATATTGCTACAATTTTCACAACTCATGCGAGTATGCTTGGACGTGTATTAGCCAGTAACTATGAGAATTTGTACGATAATCTGCTTAATTTTAATCCAATTGAAAAACCAAGACAGTATAATGTTACGGCCAAATGTTCAATGGAAAAATGTGTGGCTCTGGCGGCTGATTGTACTTCAACAGTTAGTGATATTACCGCACGCGAATGTAAGCAGTTTCATGGACGGGCAATAGATGTCGTGATGCCAAATGGTTTCGAAGATGAATTTGTTCCCGAATTGGCAGAACTTGAAATTACAAGGCAGGAATCCAAAAAAAGTTTTAAGAAAGTTGCTGAGTCACTTCTGGGTTATGAAATTCAGGCAGATACCTTATTTCTTGGAACAGGAGGACGGTACGAGTACAAAAACAAGGGGATTGATGTATTTCTGGAAGCTTTGGCGAAGCTGAATGAAAATAAATATTTGGATCGCGACATTGTCGTTTTCTTTTTAATTCCTGGAGATCAGCGAGGTGCCAGAAAGGATTTGCAAGAGAATCTGGCTAAATATCCCGATAGAAATCCTTTAGTTTCACCTTTTTCAACCCATTATTTGGGGAATGTAGACCATGATGAGATCTTGAATAAGATTAAGTCTTTAGGTTTTACAAATAGTCTGACCGAGCGAATTAAGGTTATTTTTGTGCCTACCTATCTGGATGGTATGGATGGTATATTTAATAAGTCCTATTATGAACTTTTAATGGGATTGGATTTATCGGTTTTTCCATCGTACTATGAACCTTGGGGATATACTCCAATGGAAAGTGTTGCCTTTAGTGTTCCTACAATCACAACTTCTTTAGCCGGATTTGGTCAATGGGTTCGAATGATTGGAGAAGCGGGTAAAGGTGGTGTTGCAGTAGTTGAACGAAATGATTCAAATAGAAAAGAAGTCGTTGAAAATATATCCTCTCAAATATTTAATTTCTCAACAAAATCAGTAGATGATATTCTAAGGTGTAGGGAAAATGCGAGTAGCATTGCCAAAAGAACATTGTGGAAAAATTTTATAGAGAATTATTACCGTGCATACGAAATAGCAATCAAAAATAATATGGAAAAGGAAAATGACGCATCTGTACATGTTGAGGTGGAAAATCATTTGAATGTACAGAGAAGCAATAATATTAATTGGAGGAAATTAATTATTGAAACTAATCTTCCAAAGGAATTACTTGGCCTTGAGAAATTATCAAAAAATTTATGGTGGTGTTGGAACTATAAAGCAATCGATCTTTATCAATCTATAGATCCAAAGTTATGGCATACCTGCAATAAGAATCCAATTTTATTGCTTAAGCAAGTGTCGAGTTCTCGATTGAAGGAATTGGCGGAAGATGCAACTTTCATGAAGAATTATTCTGACGTTTTTAAGCAGTTTAATGATTATATGGCAGTGAAACCAACTGAAGGGCAAGCTAAAATTGCCTATTTCAGTATGGAGTATGGTTTAAATAATAACTTAAAGATTTATTCCGGAGGATTAGGAATTTTAGCAGGTGATTATTTAAAGGAGGCCAGTGATTCTAATGTTGATATGGTTGCGATTGGCTTTATGTATCGTTTTGGATACTTTAATCAGCATCTCTCCATAAATGGGGAACAGTTGGTTGAGTTGAGTGAGCAAAAATTCTCTCAATTGCCAATCAGTAGGGTAAGAGATCGTTCAGGTATGGAGAAAAATATTTCTTTTTCTTTAGAAGGAAGAACTGTTGTTGCTAAAATTTGGCAAGTTAAAGTGGGTCGAATTTCCTTATATCTGTTGGATACCGAAACATCTATGAATGAAGAGCAGGATCGATCATTAACTCACCAGTTGTATGGTGGCGATTGGGATCACCGTATAAAGCAAGAAATACTTCTGGGATTAGGAGGGATTAAAACACTTGAGGCACTTAATATTCAACCAGACTTGTATCATTGCAACGAAGGACATGCTGCTTTAATAAATGTGGAGCGTTTGATTAATCTAATTTCAGAAGGTTATAAGTACGAAGTAGCTTTGGAAATTGTAAGAGCTTCATCACTGTTTACGACACATACGCCTGTTCCTGCTGGGCATGATACTTTTTCTCCTGATATGATTAGACATTATCTGTCATATGTTCCAGGAAAATTGAGCTTAGGTTGGGATCAATTTCTTGCTCTGGGTAGAGTGAATCCTTTGGATTATAACGAGAAATTTTCAATGAGTAATTTGGCCGCCAACACGTCGGTTGCCATGAATGGAGTAAGTATGCTGCATGGAAAAATTTCTCAGGAAATGTTCAATAATCTTTACTCGGGATATTTCCCTGAGGAATTACATATTGGTTATGTGACTAATGGTGTTCATTACCCTAGCTGGACTGCAAAAGAATGGATGACTTTGCACGAAGAAGAATTTGATAAAGAATTTAAAAATGATTTATCGAACAAAGAATATTGGAAAAAAATATACGATGTTCCAGATGAGAAAATCTGGGCGATTAAAAATGTATTGCGTAAAAAACTAATTGATTTTGCGAAGGATCGTTTCCAAAAAAACTGGGTTAAACGATACGAAGATCCTCGTTCGTTAGTAGAAACGATGGATTCAATAGATGAGAATGCTT contains:
- a CDS encoding glycosyltransferase family 4 protein yields the protein MKVLMFGWEFPPHISGGLGTACYGLTKGLAKIEDLDIVFVVPKAHGDEDQSTMSLVGANSVSIQQVQTHIENFKSQHTYLEVESQLIPYNDPDEYYTFRSQDLFGKNKFFKVDNEGKLEFSGKYGTDLMEEIYKYAFVASSIAAEHDHDVIHAHDWLCYPAGIAAKEMSGKPLVIHVHATDFDRSGGNVNPKVYEIEKMGMDAADKIIAVSNLTRNIVIEKYGQNPDKVVTVYNAVEPVSMEEKAKIKKGVKEKVVTFLGRITMQKGPEYFVEAAHQVLKRTNNVRFVMAGSGDLLEQMVDRAAQLGISDKFHFTGFLKGDDVFNMFLLSDVYVMPSVSEPFGISPLEAMQSNVPVIISKQSGVSEILTHAVKVDYWDIDAMADAIYGIIKYDSLSEVFKEEGKEEVDNLKWAKAAINVHDVYNSAIQLFEQQIKN
- a CDS encoding glycoside hydrolase family 57 protein → MKALCLYFQIHKPLRLRRYRFFDIGNDHYYYDDYTNESIMRQIVDESYLPANKIILELLKKNKGKFKISFSITGIALDQFEQYAPEVIDSFKELAKTGDVEFLAETYSHSLASLINQDEFVQQVTSHSDKIEDLFGRRPTVFRNTEMIYSDEIGAMVAKMGYKAILTEGAKHILGWKSPNYLYCNAINPKLKILMRNYKLSDDISFRFSSKGWKEWPLTTTKLVGWLNEMDDKEDLVNIFMDYDTFGEHQKKESGIFEFLAHLPQDVILKSKYKFSTPSEVAAEFHPIAQAHVPNVISWADEERDLSAWLGNKLQDEAFQKLYALRDDVLAVNDDRINKDWKYLQASDHFYYMCTKFTSDGDAHSSFNPYSSPYDAFINYMNVVSDFQIRLKELKEGVAVDPKELQNQLIQKDEIIAKYEQQLSELNI